GATAGGTGAATTGATAGCCGATGCGATGGAAAAAGTAGGCAAAGACGGCGTTATAACCGTTGAAGAAGCAAAATCAATCCATGATGAGCTAAATGTGGTTGAGGGTATGCAGTTTGACCGTGGATATCTAAGCCCATACTTCATCACAAACGCTGAAAAAATGCAAGTAGAGCTAAGCAATCCTTATATATTGTTATTTGATAAGAAGATTACAAATTTAAAAGATTTATTGCCTATTTTAGAGCAAATTCAAAAGACCGGCAAGCCGCTTTTAATCATAGCTGAAGATATCGAGGGAGAGGCTCTTGCGACTTTGGTTGTAAATAAACTTAGAGGCGTGCTAAATATCTCTGCCGTTAAGGCTCCGGGATTTGGAGATAGAAGAAAGGCGATGCTTGAAGATATCGCTATCTTAACAGGCGGTGAAGTGATAAGCGAAGAGCTTGGTAGAACTCTTGACGGAGCTACGCTTAACGACCTAGGACAGGCTTCAACTGTTGTTATAGATAAAGACAATACTACGATCGTAAACGGTGCAGGTGACAAGGCTGGAATCGATGCTAGAATCACTCAGATCAAAGCTCAAATAGCAGAAACTACAAGTGATTATGATAAAGAAAAACTTCAAGAGCGCCTTGCAAAACTAAGTGGCGGCGTGGCTGTTATCAAAGTGGGTGCCGCAACCGAAACTGAGATGAAAGAGAAAAAAGACCGCGTAGATGACGCACTAAGCGCTACAAAAGCCGCTGTTGAAGAGGGTATAGTAATCGGCGGTGGCGCTGCGTTTATACAAGCAAGCTCTAGAGTGAAGCTTGATCTAAGCGGTGATGAGGCGATAGGTGCTGCTATCGTAAGACGCGCTTTAACTGCACCACTTCGCCAAATAGCTGAAAACGCAGGCTTTGATGCTGGCGTGGTTGCAAATGCGGTCAGCGCAAGCAAAGATGCAAATTTCGGGTTTAATGCAGCTACTGGCGAGTATGTAAATATGTTTGAAGCGGGCATTATCGACCCTGTTAAGGTCGAGCGTGTAGCACTTCAAAATGCGGTTAGCGTTTCAAGCCTTCTTCTTACAACTGAGGCTACTATAAGCGAGTTAAAAGAGGATAAACCTGCAATGCCGGCAATGCCTGATATGGGCGGAATGGGTGGCATGGGTGGAATGATGTAGGCTGCCAGTAATAAAATTCCTCTTTGTAAACAAACAAAGGGGAATCAATTTATGTATTCTTTTCTTAAAAATCTATAATTTTCCACCCTCTACTACAAGAGATTCCGGATTTACACTGTCGCCATATATTGGTTTAAGTGTAGCATCGTATGCTTTGTGAAAGAATTTTTCCTTACCAAGTTCGATTATTTCATTATTTATCCACTCAAGTAGAGCTTTGTTGCCTTTTTTGACTGCAGGTGCTATTGCATCTACATCACCAAGCGACTCTATACCTACTATAAAGCCAGGATTTTCTTTAGCCCATGCGAAAAGTAGGGCATTATCATGAGCTAGAGCCGCACCTCTTTTATCTAACAGTGCGCCAAATGTCTCTGTGTTTTGATCATATTTTAAAAGTTCAATATCGGGATGTTTTTTTGTGAAGTATGCATCAGCTGTAGTGCCTTTATTTACGATTAATTTTTTGCCTTTTAGCTCGTTTATATTTTTTATTACTTTGCCTTCAGGGCTAACTATGCCAAGCGATACTTTCATATAAGGAAGCGCGAAATCAACGACTCTAGTGCGCTCTTTTGTATGTGTAAAATTGGCTAGAATAATATCAACTTTGTCAGCAACTAAAAATTCAACCCTGCTAGCGGCCTCTACAAGCTCAAATTTTATCTTACTTTCGTCGCCAAGCAGATCTTTTGCTATTCGTTTTGCAAAGTAAATATCATATCCTTGATTTTTGCCGTTTTTATCGACGTATCCAAATGGGGGTTTATCGCTAAAAACTCCTATGCGCACATATCCACGCTCTTTTATTTTGGCCAAAGCGTCGTTTGCTTCAGCTACCTGAGCTGTTAAAAATACAGTGGCGAAGATTGCCAAAAATGAAAGCATAAAATTTCTCATTCTTTTTCCTTTGATTGAAATAAGGTAAATTATGCAATAAATTTGACTAACAAATACTTAATTAAAATGAAAATAGATTTAGAAATTTCTTTGCGCGTTCCGTTTTCGGACTTGTAAAAAATTCGTTAGGTGTATTTTCTTCTACTATTTCACCGGCATCCATAAATATTATGCGGTCTGCAACCGCACGAGCAAATTCCATTTCATGCGTTACAATTAGCATTGTCATGCCATCTTTGGCTAAATTTATTATCACATCAAGCACTTCTCGCACAATTTCAGGATCAAGGGCTGCCGTAACCTCGTCAAATAGCATTAGGTCTGGATTCATACAAAGTGCTCTTACTATTGCTATTCTTTGTTTCTGACCACCGCTTAACTCTTTTGGATATGAGTATTTTTTACCGCTTAAACCAACTTTTGCTAGCCAGATGTCAGCTTCTTTTTCTACCTCTTTTTTATCTCTTTTTTGCGCTTTTACAGGCCCTAATAGGATATTATCTATTACGTTCATATGATCAAAAAGTTCATAGCTTTGAAAGACCATTCCTACATATTGGCGGATTTTGATCCACTCTTTAAAATCCTTTGTGATAACTTGATCGTGGATTATTATCTCGCCACTTGCAATATGCTCTAAACCGTTTATACATCTAAGTGTAGTGCTTTTACCACAACCTGAAGGTCCTAATATAACGACAACTTCGCCACTTTTTACGTTTAAATTTATATTTTTAAGAGCGTGCGTATCGCCATAGTATTTTTGTAAATTTTTAAGTTGAAGTATGTATTTATTCACGAATTCTCCTAATTCCATCTATCTTCAAGCTTCTTTGAGAGCTTTGAGATCGGATAGCAGATGATAAAATATAGAAAAAATATAAAGCCGTATATCCAAAACGGCGCCATGTTGTTTGTAAAGACGTGGTTTTCTATTATTTGCTGACCGACTTTGACGACTTCAACCACTCCTATTAATACGACTATTGAGGTTGTTTTTATCATCCTGCTTAGTAAATTTACGGCACCCGGAACCAAACGGCGCATGGCAAGAGGGATGATGACATATATGTAAATTTGAGCCTTATTTAGTCCTAATGATGATGCGCTTTCAAATTGGTGTTTAGGTATTGAAGCAATAGCTCCTCTTACTATATCCATCATCTCAAATATGCCCCAAACGCTAAATACTAAAAGCGAAGCCGCAAACGCACTGATATGAAGCCCTAAAGCTCTGCTTACTCCGAAGTAAAATATAAATAACCATACTATAGTAGGCATGATACGGACTATTTCAAGGCAAAATTTGCAAATCCAATATATAAATTTATTTTTTGAGCTCATTAAAACGCCCATAAATAAACCGCCAAATACCGAAATAACTATCGATATTATAGAGATTTCAAGGCTTACTATAAGTCCTTCGCCAAGGCGCATTAAATTTTGGACATCAAATAAGATGCTAGCTCCTTGCACGTTTCATCCTTTTTTCAAGCCAAGTTAAAAGAAGTGAAGTTGGCAAAATAATTATAAGATAGCTAATAACTAGCATAAATAGCGCCTCATCAGTCATATAGTATAGTCCTATGATATCTTTTGCTACATATACAAGGTCAGCAAGTGCTACTATGCTAACTATTGATGTCTCTTTAAGTAGAAAGATTATGTTTGCGCTTATGCTAGGAAGTGCCACGCTAAAGGCTTGCGGAGTGATTACATAGGCAAGAAGTTGATTTTGACTTAGTCCTATGCTAAGACCCGCTTCGATCTGAGAGGTTTTTACCGACTCGTGCCCAAGCCTAAAGCTTTCAGCCATGTAGCTTCCTCCAAGAAACGCTAGCCCTATCACCGCGCATGAAAACGAGCTTATATTTATGCCCAGCTTTGGCAAACCGTAATACAAGAAAAATAGCTGTATAAGAAGCGGAGTGTTGCGCGAAAGCTCGATATAGCCGTTTACGATAGGGATTAAGAGCTTGATCTTGTAAAATTTTATAGCCATGCAGATGATGCCAATGATGATGGAGAGTAAAATCCCCCAAAAAGCCAAATTTAGCGTTAAAAACGCTGCTTTTACGAACATCGGCGAAAATTCTTTGATAAACTCAAAATCCATAAAATTTAGCCTAATTATTTAAATTTGAGGGGGATTTTAGCGTATTAATACTAAATTTAAAGACAAAATTAGTATTAATACTGCTATTCAAAGAAAAATTTATTTTTTAAGCATAGGTTTGTAAGGTCCAAATCTATGAGCATTCTCGTCAAATCCGTCGTTGTAAGGCCCCACGTCCATATCCATAGGCTTAACGTCAAGATCAGGGAAGTCTTTCTCGCGGCCTTGTTTGATCGGTCTTTCGTGCGAGTTCATATAGGCTGTCACGTCGTAAGCCTCTTCCCAAGTTAAGGTCGCATCGCCTTGAGGCATTGTTGATTTGACGTATTGAGCGCCTTTTATGAGGCGGTACATGCCGGCACCTGTGTTGTAGCTATCATTGCCCCAAAGAGCCGGGAATACATAGTAATCTCCGCCGTTTGCAAAGTCGGGATTTACCATGCCTTCGCCGTTTTCGCCGTGGCATGATGCGCATTTGGCGGCATAAATTTCTTTACCTTTTTTAGGATCTGCCGCGCGGTCTATATACTCGGCCTTAACGAGTCCTTGACCTTTAACCTTTGCGCCCACTTCATATCCTGTCGATAGCCAGTGCATGTAAGTTACCATCGCGCGCATCTCTTTTGAGTTTGCAGGGATCGGCTTGCCCGACATTGAGCGTTGGAAGCAGCCGTTTATGCGGTCTTGAAGAGTTACGACCTGATCGGCTCTTGAGTTATATTGAGGAAATCTAGCCGTAATTCCTACGAAAGGAGAGTGTCCGGGCTCAACTCCGCCCTTTGAGTGGCAGCTTGAACAGGAGAGGTTATTGCCCGCAAAGCGCTTTTTCTCATCTTTTGCCATAGGACCAAGGTATCTTGAGGTCTCGTTTAATAGCTTTGAGCCAAATATAACGGTTTTTGCATAAGGAGAGTCGCCAAGTTTAGCTTCGTCTATGACACCGTTTTCGTCAATTCCCACAGGAAGCCTAAATTCCTGAACTTTTACTTCAAATGGATAAGCGCTTTTAGCCTTATCTTTAGCCGCGTCAAACGCAAATGAGTTGCTTACTAAAAGCGGCACAGCCATCAGCAAAATGGTATTTTTCATAAAATCTCCTTATAATAAAAATTATTTAAATTTTATTTAAAATATATTTTAAAATATTACAGGAATTTGGCGTAAAAAATATTTAATTTTTAAAACTAGAATTTTTTTAATATGTTACAATTAGTTTTGATTTTGAGCAGAGAGATTTTATGGATATTTTTCAATTTATCGGATTTTTGGGCATGATTTGCATCGTGCTTGCATATTTTTTACTTCAGATCGGCAAGATGACAAGCGCTGATTTAAGCTATCAGCTTATAAATTTAGCTGGAGCCATACTGCTTATCATCTCGCTTCTTGTGCATTTTAATCTAGGCTCTTTTTTGATAGAGGTTTTTTGGATATTCATAACACTTTATGGAATTTTTAAAATTTACAAAAACAGATCAAGGAGTGAAATTTGAGAGCTTATGCAGAGTGGGAAAAACAAGAGCTTCTGTTTTTATCGTTACCGCACGAAAACAGCGACTGGAAGCCGTATTTGAACGAAATTTTAGATAGTTACGAAGAGCTTGTGGCAGCTATCGTGCCTTTTCAAAAAGTAGTTTTGATATGTCCCGATGAGGAAATTTTTAACTCAAGATTTGCCAAATTTGATAATGTTGAGTTTATAAAGATCGATACTGATGATACTTGGATACGCGATTACGGGATGATTGACGTTGAAAACGGCGATAAAATTTTAAGCTATGATTTTAAATTTAACGCTTGGGGCGGGAAATTTGAGAGCTCAAAGGATAATGCCGTAAATTTAGAGCTTGCCAAGCATTTTAAAAGCGATCTGCGCGAAGTTGATTTTATACTAGAGGGCGGAAGTATCGAATTTGACGGGCAGGGCACTTTGCTAACTACCGAAACTTGCCTTTTAAACGACAACCGAAATTCAAAATTTAATAAAGAGCAGATAGAAGCCAAGCTAAAAGAGCTTTTTGGCTTAAAGCGCGTTATATGGCTAAAGCATGGCTTTATAAAGGGCGATGATACCGACTCTCACGTTGATACTTTGGCTAGGTTTATCTCGCCTGATACGATAGCTTATGCATGCACGGACGATAAAAATGATGAGCATTATGAAGAGCTTAAAAAGATGAAGCAAGAGCTTGAGACTACGGGATTTAAACTGCTTGAGCTGCCGCTTCCAAAGGCTAAATTTTATGAAGGCAAGAGGCTGGGGTGTACTTACGCAAATTTTATCTTTGTAAACGGCGCTTTGATCGTACCTACATATAACGATCCAAACGATAAAATCGTGCTTGAAAGGCTTGCAAAAGCACTTCCTGATCACAAGATCATAGGCGTAAATTCGCTCGTTTTTGTGCGTCAAAACGGCTCGCTTCACTGCTCAAGTCAAAATAGGTTTTTAAGAAGAGATGGAACGGATAGAAAATAAAAATTTACAAAGATTAGCCGTAATAGTCGCTGGAACTACGGCTTTTTTGCTTTCGGTTATTAAATTTATTGCAGGTATAGCAAGCGGTTCTGTTTCGGTGCTTAGCTCTGCGATTGATTCTATGCTTGACCTTTTGGTATCTGCTTTAAACTTTTTTGCACTTAGGAAATCTCAAGCCAAACCAAACGATAAATTTAACTTTGGTTATACTAAATTAGAAGCCATAGCTGCGATGCTTGAAGGGATTTTAATCGTAGGTATAGGAGTTTTTATTTTTTATGAAAGCATACTTAAATTTAGAGCCGACGAAGTAGAGTTAAATGTCGATTTGAGCCTGTATGTGATGATCTTTTCTTTTGTGGTTACGGGCGCTCTTGTTGCGTTTTTAAATTTTGTGGCAAAGAAGACAAAAAATTTGATAATCAAGGCTGATGCACTTCATTATAAAAGTGATTTTTTTACCAATTTTGGCATAATTTTAGCCTTAATTATTATCAAATTTACAGGATTTACGATAATAGATGCAATCTTTGGTATCGTAATTAGCGGATATATTGTAAATTCAGCCATATCTTTGATGAAAGAGAGCTTAGGAGTGCTTTTGGACAAGGCTCTTGAGTCTCAAATGGTAAGTCAAATAGAAGATATTATAAAATCTAAAAAAGAGATAAATAGCTTTCATGGGTTGGCGACTAGAAAGAGTTCTGATATCTGCTACATGGTCGTTCATTTGGTATTTGATAAGGAAATTTTACTTGTTAAGGCGCATGAGATTTCCAACCAAATCGAATATGTAATAAGGGATAAATTTAGTGAATTTAGATGGGAGATAACAACTCACTTAGATCCTTATGATGATAGAAATTTGGCTTAAAAGCTTTGTGTGATATAATTTTTTGAAAATTTAATTTGAGGTGATTTTATGAAAGTAGCGCTAATTCAACAAAAATTTCACGGCTCGAAAGAGGCTACGAATCAAAGAACTATCGAGCTAATAAGAGAGGCGGCCGAGGGCGGGGCTGAGCTTGTAGTCTGTCAAGAGCTTCATCAAACTCAGTATTTTTGCCAAAGCGAAGATACTAAATTCTTTGATCTTGCTAACGAGTGGGAAGAGGATGTCAAATTTTGGGGGCATGTAGCTAAACAAAATGGTGTGGTTTTGGTTACTTCACTCTTTGAAAAGCGAGCCGACGGACTTTATCATAACACTGCTTACGTCTATGAAAAAGACGGCTCCATAGCTGGCAGATACCGCAAGATGCATATACCGGATGATCCTGGATTTTACGAGAAATTTTATTTTACGCCGGGCGATCTTGGATTTGAGCCTATAAATACGAGCGTGGGGCGACTTGGACTTCTTGTTTGTTGGGATCAGTGGTATCCTGAAGCTGCTAGACTTATGGCTTTGCGTGGTGCTAAAATTTTAATTTATCCTACTGCTATAGGTTGGTTTGAGGCTGATAGTAGTGAAGAGAAATTACGTCAGCTGGATGCTTGGGTAGCGGTTCAAAGAGGACACGCTGTCGCAAATGGTTTGCCTGTGGTAGCTGTAAATCGTGTAGGTTTTGAAGAGGATCAGAGCGGAGCTATGGACGGAATAAAATTCTGGGGCAATAGCTTTGTCTTTGGTGCTCAGGGCGAGGAGCTATTTAGAGCCGATAGTGAGAGCGAAGAGTGCTATATTGTAGATATTGATATGAAAAGAAGTGAAGAGGTTCGTAGAATTTGGCCATTTCTTAGAGATCGCAGGATAGATGAGTATCAAAATTTAACAAAGCGTTTTATTGATTAATTATATATATTTTAAATTCTTAAGCTTTGTCGTGCCTTAGCTTAAGAATTTAATCAATCTTGCTCTATATAAAACTTAAATAAAAAAATCATTATAAAAATAATATAAATTAAAACTTAAGAAAATTATTTTTTAAGCCTAAAATGTGTAAAATTGTGAAAAATTTTAGAATTAGTCTCAAAAAATCTCAAATAAATTTCTGGCAAAAATAGAATTTGTGATACGATAGAAAATCAAATTTTTTATAAAGGATTGACTATGAAAAAAACATCTTTGGCTTTGGCTGGACTGCTTTTGGCTTCAACACTTAGCGCAAAAGAGTTCATTTCTATCGGAACAGGTGGAATGACTGGAACTTATTATCCTGTGGGCGGAGCTATATGCAGACTTGCCAATAAAGATCCTCAGATAAAATGTTCCGTTCAATCAACTGGCGGTTCTATATATAATGTAAATAACGTTCTTAAAAAAGAGCTAAATTTTGGCTTTGTTCAAAGCGACGTAGTGTATGATAAATATAACGGCGTAGGCAAATTTAAGGATATGGGAGATAAAAATTTACGTGCCGTAGTCTCTATCTATCCTGAACTTTTGGCATTTGTTGTATCAAAAGCAAGCGGAATTGCTTCAATAAATGATCTTGCTGGTAAAAGTATCAACGTAGGAAATCCTGGTAGCGGTAATGAGATGACAGCACTTACTGTGTTTAACGCTTATGGATTTGATGCAAAAAAATTAAAACATCACGGCGTTTTAACAGCTCAAGAATGCCCTCATGCACTTAAAGATAAGAAAATCGACGGATATTTTTATATGGTAGGTCACCCTACAGCAAATATTACAGATGCGGCTAACTCTATGCCTATAGACATCGTAAATATAAAAGGTGAAAATATAGATAAGATGCTTAAAGAGTTTCCGTATTTTGCAAAAGGCGTG
The Campylobacter sp. RM16189 genome window above contains:
- a CDS encoding TAXI family TRAP transporter solute-binding subunit; this translates as MKKTSLALAGLLLASTLSAKEFISIGTGGMTGTYYPVGGAICRLANKDPQIKCSVQSTGGSIYNVNNVLKKELNFGFVQSDVVYDKYNGVGKFKDMGDKNLRAVVSIYPELLAFVVSKASGIASINDLAGKSINVGNPGSGNEMTALTVFNAYGFDAKKLKHHGVLTAQECPHALKDKKIDGYFYMVGHPTANITDAANSMPIDIVNIKGENIDKMLKEFPYFAKGVIPKGTYEGVGHDVESIGVKAVLVTNKDMSDKAVTAVVKAILDNFDEYKTLHPALGAVTKESLIEGLSAPLHPAAEAEFKKHGIIK
- a CDS encoding amino acid ABC transporter permease, whose protein sequence is MRLGEGLIVSLEISIISIVISVFGGLFMGVLMSSKNKFIYWICKFCLEIVRIMPTIVWLFIFYFGVSRALGLHISAFAASLLVFSVWGIFEMMDIVRGAIASIPKHQFESASSLGLNKAQIYIYVIIPLAMRRLVPGAVNLLSRMIKTTSIVVLIGVVEVVKVGQQIIENHVFTNNMAPFWIYGFIFFLYFIICYPISKLSKKLEDRWN
- a CDS encoding amino acid ABC transporter permease, whose amino-acid sequence is MDFEFIKEFSPMFVKAAFLTLNLAFWGILLSIIIGIICMAIKFYKIKLLIPIVNGYIELSRNTPLLIQLFFLYYGLPKLGINISSFSCAVIGLAFLGGSYMAESFRLGHESVKTSQIEAGLSIGLSQNQLLAYVITPQAFSVALPSISANIIFLLKETSIVSIVALADLVYVAKDIIGLYYMTDEALFMLVISYLIIILPTSLLLTWLEKRMKRARS
- a CDS encoding c-type cytochrome, which codes for MKNTILLMAVPLLVSNSFAFDAAKDKAKSAYPFEVKVQEFRLPVGIDENGVIDEAKLGDSPYAKTVIFGSKLLNETSRYLGPMAKDEKKRFAGNNLSCSSCHSKGGVEPGHSPFVGITARFPQYNSRADQVVTLQDRINGCFQRSMSGKPIPANSKEMRAMVTYMHWLSTGYEVGAKVKGQGLVKAEYIDRAADPKKGKEIYAAKCASCHGENGEGMVNPDFANGGDYYVFPALWGNDSYNTGAGMYRLIKGAQYVKSTMPQGDATLTWEEAYDVTAYMNSHERPIKQGREKDFPDLDVKPMDMDVGPYNDGFDENAHRFGPYKPMLKK
- a CDS encoding amino acid ABC transporter ATP-binding protein, giving the protein MNKYILQLKNLQKYYGDTHALKNINLNVKSGEVVVILGPSGCGKSTTLRCINGLEHIASGEIIIHDQVITKDFKEWIKIRQYVGMVFQSYELFDHMNVIDNILLGPVKAQKRDKKEVEKEADIWLAKVGLSGKKYSYPKELSGGQKQRIAIVRALCMNPDLMLFDEVTAALDPEIVREVLDVIINLAKDGMTMLIVTHEMEFARAVADRIIFMDAGEIVEENTPNEFFTSPKTERAKKFLNLFSF
- a CDS encoding cysteine ABC transporter substrate-binding protein — encoded protein: MLSFLAIFATVFLTAQVAEANDALAKIKERGYVRIGVFSDKPPFGYVDKNGKNQGYDIYFAKRIAKDLLGDESKIKFELVEAASRVEFLVADKVDIILANFTHTKERTRVVDFALPYMKVSLGIVSPEGKVIKNINELKGKKLIVNKGTTADAYFTKKHPDIELLKYDQNTETFGALLDKRGAALAHDNALLFAWAKENPGFIVGIESLGDVDAIAPAVKKGNKALLEWINNEIIELGKEKFFHKAYDATLKPIYGDSVNPESLVVEGGKL
- a CDS encoding cation diffusion facilitator family transporter — its product is MERIENKNLQRLAVIVAGTTAFLLSVIKFIAGIASGSVSVLSSAIDSMLDLLVSALNFFALRKSQAKPNDKFNFGYTKLEAIAAMLEGILIVGIGVFIFYESILKFRADEVELNVDLSLYVMIFSFVVTGALVAFLNFVAKKTKNLIIKADALHYKSDFFTNFGIILALIIIKFTGFTIIDAIFGIVISGYIVNSAISLMKESLGVLLDKALESQMVSQIEDIIKSKKEINSFHGLATRKSSDICYMVVHLVFDKEILLVKAHEISNQIEYVIRDKFSEFRWEITTHLDPYDDRNLA
- the groL gene encoding chaperonin GroEL (60 kDa chaperone family; promotes refolding of misfolded polypeptides especially under stressful conditions; forms two stacked rings of heptamers to form a barrel-shaped 14mer; ends can be capped by GroES; misfolded proteins enter the barrel where they are refolded when GroES binds), which codes for MAKEIFFSDEARNRLYEGVRKLNDAVKVTMGPRGRNVLIQKSFGAPAITKDGVSVAKEVELKDALENMGAGLVREVASKTADEAGDGTTTATVLANAIFKEGLRNITAGANPIEVKRGMDKEAAAIIAELKAMSRKVTDKKEIAQVATISANSDATIGELIADAMEKVGKDGVITVEEAKSIHDELNVVEGMQFDRGYLSPYFITNAEKMQVELSNPYILLFDKKITNLKDLLPILEQIQKTGKPLLIIAEDIEGEALATLVVNKLRGVLNISAVKAPGFGDRRKAMLEDIAILTGGEVISEELGRTLDGATLNDLGQASTVVIDKDNTTIVNGAGDKAGIDARITQIKAQIAETTSDYDKEKLQERLAKLSGGVAVIKVGAATETEMKEKKDRVDDALSATKAAVEEGIVIGGGAAFIQASSRVKLDLSGDEAIGAAIVRRALTAPLRQIAENAGFDAGVVANAVSASKDANFGFNAATGEYVNMFEAGIIDPVKVERVALQNAVSVSSLLLTTEATISELKEDKPAMPAMPDMGGMGGMGGMM
- a CDS encoding carbon-nitrogen hydrolase; the encoded protein is MKVALIQQKFHGSKEATNQRTIELIREAAEGGAELVVCQELHQTQYFCQSEDTKFFDLANEWEEDVKFWGHVAKQNGVVLVTSLFEKRADGLYHNTAYVYEKDGSIAGRYRKMHIPDDPGFYEKFYFTPGDLGFEPINTSVGRLGLLVCWDQWYPEAARLMALRGAKILIYPTAIGWFEADSSEEKLRQLDAWVAVQRGHAVANGLPVVAVNRVGFEEDQSGAMDGIKFWGNSFVFGAQGEELFRADSESEECYIVDIDMKRSEEVRRIWPFLRDRRIDEYQNLTKRFID
- a CDS encoding agmatine deiminase family protein encodes the protein MRAYAEWEKQELLFLSLPHENSDWKPYLNEILDSYEELVAAIVPFQKVVLICPDEEIFNSRFAKFDNVEFIKIDTDDTWIRDYGMIDVENGDKILSYDFKFNAWGGKFESSKDNAVNLELAKHFKSDLREVDFILEGGSIEFDGQGTLLTTETCLLNDNRNSKFNKEQIEAKLKELFGLKRVIWLKHGFIKGDDTDSHVDTLARFISPDTIAYACTDDKNDEHYEELKKMKQELETTGFKLLELPLPKAKFYEGKRLGCTYANFIFVNGALIVPTYNDPNDKIVLERLAKALPDHKIIGVNSLVFVRQNGSLHCSSQNRFLRRDGTDRK